In Streptomyces sclerotialus, the DNA window CGCACCTGTGCAGCCCGTACGCCGACGCCGCACACTCCGGCAACGCCCTGCTCGACGCCGACACCGTCGCCGCACACGTCGCCGCCTGCACCGAAGCCGGCCTCCAGGCAGGCTTCCACGCCATCGGCGACGCCGGGCTCGACGCCGTGGTGAACGGCGTACGCGCGGCCGCCGGACGCGTCGGCCTGGACCGCGTACGCGCCGCCCGGCACCGCATCGAGCACTGCGAGATGCTCACCCCCGACACCGTCGCCGGCTTCGCCGAACTCGCCCTGACCGCCTCCGTACAGCCCGCCTTCGACGCACTCTGGGGCGGCCCCGACGGCATGTACGCCACCCGCCTCGGCGCCGACCGGGCCCGCACCCTCAACCCGTACGCCGCCCTCCTCAAGGCCGGCGTGCCGCTCGCGCTCGGCTCCGACAGCCCCGTCACCCCGCTCGACCCCTGGGGCACGATCCGCGCCGCCGTCTTCCACCGCACCCCCGAGCACGGCATCTCCGCACGCGCCGCGTTCACCGCGCACACCCGGGGCGGCTGGCGGGCCGTCGGCCGCGACGACGCAGGCGTACTGGTACCGGGCGCGCCCGCCGACTACGCGATCTGGCGCACCGGCGAGCTGATCGTCCAGGCCCCCGACGAGCGCGTCGAGCGCTGGTCCACCGACCCCCGCTCCGGCACCCCGGGCCTGCCCGATCTCACCCCCGGCCGGGAGCTGCCGCAGTGCCTGCGGACGGTCGTCGGCGGCCGGACGGTCTTCCAGCGGCCGAACGAGTGAACCTCCCGTGGCGAGTGCCGCCGGGCGCCGTGCCCGGCGAGTACTCGCCCTACCTGCGGCAGTTCGGCACTGACCTGGTTGAACGCAAAAACGACGCAGGTAGAACAGCTGTTGACAGCAGGGCGCCGTCGGCCGGTAGGTTCGGCCGAGTCCACCACAAGGACGTCCGACCGGCAGACCTCCGCGCAGTCGTCGAACGCAGCTGGGCCATGGGGTGGTGCGCCGCACCGGCGCACCACAACTGGGAGCCAGGTCCACCCCTGCGGCACGGAAGCGACGGACAGGCTTCAGCCGGGAGGGGGTACCCCCTGCTCGTCAAGAGCTCGGGGAGGGTGCGACCCGGGTGGGGCCCGGACGCTCAGTAGACAACGGCTCTCGGTCGACCCGCAGCCAGCGGGCCCCAGGTCGGCCCGAAGGGCGCCGGGCCCCGATCCGCACCGCGGATCCGCCCCACCCCACACCCCGCCCCCGTACCGAGCCCCCCGCTCCGTACGCACACCCTTGCGCTCCGTACGCACACCACCGCGACGCTCACCGAGAGCGACCGCGCGTACCCGTACCGGCCACCGGCGTCCCGCCACCCCGCGCCCCGTTGTACCGTCGCCTCACCACCGCACGACCTGCAGGAAGGCCGAGACCGTGCCATCGGGCTCCGAAACCACCGCCGAAGCCGCGCCGGGCCCCGCCCAGGGCCCTGGCAAGGACGGCCCCGCCGGCGACGGCACCTCCGCGGCCGCCGAGGCGCCCGACGCCGCAGAACGCCGCCCCGGACGCCTGCGCCGCCTCGGCGCCCTCGTACGCCGCGAGACCCCCCGCACGGCGCTGGCCGTGCTCGCCGGACTCGCCCTCGGGCTGGCCTTCCCGCCGTACGACCTGTGGCCGCTGTCGCTCGTCGCCGTGGCGGCGTTCAGCCTCCTCACCCGCGGCCGTACGGCCCGTCAGGCGGCCTGGACCGGTCTCGCGTTCGGCTGGCCGTTCTTCTTCCTGCTGCTGAAATGGCTGCACGTGATCGGCTGGGACGCCGTCGTCGGCCTCTCCTTCGCCGAGGCCGTCTTCGTGGCCCTGCTCGGTGCCGGACTCGCCGTCACCTCCCGCCTGAAGGCCTGGCCCCTGTGGGCGGCCTGCCTGTGGGTCGCCCAGGAATGGGCCCGCGACCGGGTGCCCTTCGGCGGCTTCCCCTGGGGCCGGCTCGCCTTCGCCCACACCGGTACGCCCTTCACCCCGCTCGCCGCGCTCGGCGGCGCACCCCTGGTGACCTTCGCCGTCGCCCTCGCCGGCACGCTGCTCGCCGCGGTCGCCGTGACCCTCCGGGGCCTGCGCGGCAAGGCCGAGGGCAGCGGCACGCGGCTGCGCCGGGCCGTCCCCGCGCTGGAGGCCTTCGGGCTGGCCGCGGCCGTCACGGTCGCCGGGTACGCCGTCCCCGTGCCGACCGACGCCACCGACCACGTGAACATCGCCGTCGTCCAGGGCAACGTCCAGCAGCCCGGCATGGACTTCCTCGGCCGCCCCATGCAGATCCTGGACAACCACGCCACGGCCACCGAGAAGCTGGCCGCCGACGTGAAGGCCGGCCGGGCGAAGAAGCCCGACCTCGTCATCTGGCCGGAGAACTCCTCCGACCTGGACCCGTTCCAGTACCCGGAGGCGAAGGCCCGCATCGACGAAGCGGTACGGGCGATCGGCGTACCGGTCCTGGTCGGCGCCCTCGTGGACCACCCCAGCAAGCCCGGCTACGTCTTCAACGAGGGCATCGTCTGGGACCCGAAGACCGGCCCCGGCGCCTCGTACACCAAGCAGCATCCGGTGCCCTTCGGCGAGTACGTGCCCTTCCGGGACCAGCTCAGCAAGGTCATCACCCGCCTCCAGCGGGTGCCGCGCGACTTCTACCCCGGCGACCACGCCGGCGTGCTGAACATGGCGGGCGCGAAGCTGGGCGACGTCATCTGCTTCGAGGTGGCGTACGACGAGATCGTCCACGACACCGTGAACGCCGGAGCGCGCGCCCTGATCGTGCAGACCAACAACGCCACCTACGGGCGCACCGGCCAGCCCGAGCAGCAGCTCGCGATGTCCCGGCTGCGCGCCGTCGAGCACGGCCGCGCCGTCGTCACCGCCGCCACCAGCGGCATCAGCGCCGTCGTCGCCCCGGACGGCGAAGTCACCCACCGCATCCCCGAATTCACCCAGGGCGTGGTCGGCGCGAGCCTTCCGCTACGGGAGGAAAAGACGGTCGCCGACCGCGTCGGCGCGTCTCCGGAATGGGTGATCGCTATGGTGGGCCTTCTGTCCTGCGCTGCCGCGTTCGTGCTCGGCCGGCGCGGGCGTACGAAGGACGAGAAGGGGCAGCAGTGACAGACGGCCGACAGGACGGCGGGCAGCGGCGGTACGGACCGCTGGGCGACATCTTGGTGATCATTCCGACGTACAACGAGGCGGAGAACATCAAGCCGGTCGTCGACCGGGTCCGTGCCGGGGTGCCCGACGCGCACGTACTGGTCGCGGACGACAACAGCCCGGACGGCACCGGCAAGCTCGCCGACGAACTGGCGGCCGGGGACGACCACGTGCACGTCCTGCACCGTCAGGGCAAGGAGGGCCTGGGCGCCGCCTACCTCGCCGGTTTCCAGTGGGGCATCGAGCACGGCTACGACGTCCTGGTGGAGATGGACGCCGACGGTTCGCACCAGCCCGAGGAGCTGCCCCGGCTGCTGACCGCCCTCAAGGGCGCCGACCTCGTACTGGGGTCGCGCTGGCTGCCCGGCGGCCGGGTGGTCAACTGGCCCAAGTACCGTGAATTCCTCTCCCGCGGCGGCAGCACCTACTCCCGGCTGCTGCTCGACGTACCGATCCGGGACGTCACCGGCGGCTTCCGGGCCTTCCGCAGGGAGACGCTGCAGGGGCTGGGCCTGGACGAGGTCGCCTCCCAGGGGTACTGCTTCCAGGTCGACCTGGCCCGCCGGGCCGTCGAGGCCGGCTACCACGTCGTCGAGGTGCCCATCACCTTCGTCGAACGGGAGCGGGGCGACAGCAAGATGAGCCGCGACATCGTCGTGGAGGCCCTGTGGCGGGTCACGGCCTGGGGCGTCGGCTCCCGCCTGGACAGGCTGCGCGGCAGGAAGGGCAACTGAAGAAGGCCTGTGGACAACCCGGGGGGGAGGGGCGGGGCGGGGCTAGCTTGGGGGTGTGCGGTGGTGGCGGGGGAGGGGGTCCCATCCGCTGGTTCGGGGAGAGGGAGGGGCCCTGCCCACGGCGAGGGGGCCGTCGCGAACCCCGCAGCATTAGGCACACTTGATGACATGACGTCCGCCACCACGCCACCGCGTTCCCGTCCGCCCCAGCGCTCCCGCGCCCGCCGTTTGGTCCCGCTCGGCATCGCCGTATGGGCCGTCCTGGAGATCTGGCTGCTCACCCTGGTCGGTGAGGCGGCGGGGGGACTGACGGTCTTTCTCCTGCTGGTGGCCGGCGTGGTGCTCGGCGGTTACGTCATCAAGCGGGCCGGCCGGCGCGCCTGGAAGAACCTGGCCGGGGCCTTCCAGCAGCCCGGCGCCCATCCCGAGAAGCCGGCCCCCGAGCGGAGCGGCGGCAACATCCTGCCGATGCTCGGCGGACTGCTCCTGATGTGCCCCGGGCTGGTCTCGGACGCGGCGGGGCTGCTGTGCCTCTTCCCGCCCACCAGGAAACTGCTCCAGCGGCGCGTGGAGCGGCTGCTGGAGCGCCAGGCGCGCCACACCCCCGGCTCCTTCGGAGACGCCTTCCAGCAGGCACGTATGCACGCTCCGGACGGGAAGGTCGTCCAGGGCGAGGTCATCCGCGACGACGAGCCGCCGGCCGCGCCGCGCCAGGACCCGCCGCTGCCCCGCTGAGGACCGAACGTGACGAGGGCCGGGACTCCTGCTGCAGCAGGAGTCCCGGCCCTCGTCACGCCGTCCGCCGTCAGGCGGACTTCTTGTTGCTGTCGCGCGGATGCACGGCGATGTTCATGGTGCCGGAGCGCAGGACGGCCAGCCTCTCGGCCAGCACCTCCTCCAGCTCCTCGCGGGTGCGCCGCTCCATGAGCATGTCCCAGTGCGTACGCGCGGGCTTGCCCTTCTTCTCCTCAGGGCCATCGCCATCCACCAGAAGTGCGGGAGCGCCGCAAACCTTGCACTCCCACTCCGACGGAATCTCGGCCTCTACCGAGAAGGGCATCTCGAAGCGATGTCCCTTCTCGCATGCGTACTCCACCGCCTGGCGCGGGGCCAGGTCGATGCCGCGGTCGGTCTCGTAGCTGGTCACCACAAGTCGCGTGCCGCGAAGAGCTCGCTCACTCATGAATCGTGCCTCCCGGGCTTTGTCGCCCACAGGACAGGTGTCGCTGTCGTCGTCATCCGGTCAACGTCCGGTCGGCGGTGAAGATTCCCGTAACCCGCACATGCGTCGCCCGTCGTGCCGCCCCTTGTTGTACCCACCAACGCCCGGTTTGTCACATCTGGCAGCAGATGTCACCCGCGGCTGTCCGAAGTTCAGCGCGCAGTAACGGTCCGCCTGGTGAGCCAAAGGCGTACACTACCGGCCCGCACCCCGCTTCCCTAAATCAGGTCCGGTACGCGATTCCCCGCGGCAGCCGCGGCGCGCCGCACCGGCACGCGGCTGAGCAGGACAAATCCGATCAAGAAGAACGCCGCCAGCGAGATGATCGCGTCCCGGTAGCTGCCCGTCACTTGGTACGCGACCCCGAAGACCAGCGGGCCCAGCCAGCTCACGCCCCGGTCGCTGATCTCGTAGGCGGCGAAGTATTCGGCCTCTTTTCCGCGCGGGATCAGATGCGAGTACAGCGAGCGCGAGAGCGCCTGGCTGCCGCCCAGCACCAGCCCGATCGCCACGGCCAGGCAGAAGAACCACACGGGCTCCCGTGCGGGCAGGAAGTACCCCGCGACGATCACGGCCGTCCAGGCCACCAGTGACCCGAGAATCGTCCGTTTGGCGCCGTGCCGCCGGGCCAGCCGGCCCATCAGCACCGCGCCCGCCGCCGCGAGCGCCTGCACCAGCAGTACGGCCACGATCAGCGTCGTCTGGTCCAGGCCCAGTTCCTCGGAGCCGAACACCGACGCCTGGGTGATCACGGTCTGTACGCCGTCGTTGTACACCAGGTACGCGAGCAGGAAGCTCAGCGTCAGCGGGTGCCGGCGCAGGTCGCGCAGCGTCTCCCGGAGCTGCCGCAGACTGCTGCCCAGGGGCGGGGCCGGGGACGCCGCCGACCGGACCGGGAGCCGGTCCCGGAGCCGCCGCAGCGGCACCACCGTGAACACCGCCCACCACAGCCCCGCCGAGGCCAGGCAGATCCGGATGGCGCTCTCCTGGGAGAGCCCGAAGGAGGCGTGGCCCGCGTACAGCACCAGGTCGGCCACCAGGACCAGCGCGCCCGCCACGTACCCGAAGGCCCAGCCCCGGGAGGACACCGCGTCCCGCTCCTCCGGTCCCGCGATCTGGGGCAGGTAGGAGTTGTAGACCATCATCGAGATCACGAACGACACGTTCGCGACGATCAGCAGCGCGCCGCCGAGCAGATAGCGGTCGCCGTCCAGGAAGAACATCCCGGTCGTCGCCGCGGCGCCCACGTACGCGCAGCCGCCCAGCAGCGGCTTCTTGCGTCCGCTGCGGTCGGCCAGGGCGGCCGCCAGCGGCATCACCAGTACCGACAGCAGCAGCGATGCCGATACCGAGTACGCGTAGAACGACCCCGCCCGTACCGGTATGCCCAGCGGGTGGACGAATCCCTCTGCGTCCGCCGCCGCCTTGGCCACGGACGTCAGGTACGGCCCGAGGAACACCGTCAGGACGGTCGTCGAGTAGACGCTGTTCGCCCAGTCGTACCAGTACCAGCCGCGCTGCTCGCGCCGCCGGTCCGCGCCGTCTCTCGGCTCTGCCGCTTCCACGGCGATGTCCACACCCACCCGTTCCCCCTTGCGTTCCCGCCGCGGCGGCGGAAACGGTCGCGGTACCGGCGCCGGTAGGTCAGGTCCAAGCGCCCCGCGCGGTCAGCACATCCCGCAGCGTGTCTATGTGATCGGTCATGATGCCATCCACGCCGAGGTCCAACAGATCCGCCATCCGCCGCGCATCGTTCACCGTCCACACATGCACCTGCAGGCCGAGCTGGCGCGCGGCCCGGAGGAAGAGCCGGTCCACCACCCGGAGTCCCGCGTGCCGCTCCGGTACCTGTACGCACACCGCGCTGCGCCGCACCGCGGCCCCCAGCAGCCGGTCCAGCGGCAGGCTCCGCCCGTAGGAGCGCAGCCGCAGCCCCGCCACCCCACGGGTACCCAGCGACGTGGCCAGCCGGCCGCCCGCCAGCCGCTGTGCCCGGCCCACCCGGTCCTCCGAGAACGAGCCCACGCACACCCGGTCCCACGCCCCCGTACGGCGCAGCAGGTCCAGCAGCGGGCGCAGCGCCGGCTCCGCCTTCACGTCCACGTTCCAGCGCGCCTCGGGGAACTCCTCCAGCAGCTCCTCGAAGAGCGGCAGCGGCTCCCGGCCCGCCACCCTGGCCTGCCGTACGGCCCGCCAGGGCAGTGCCCCGATGCGGCCGCGGGCGTCGGTGACCCGGTCCAGGGTGGCGTCGTGGAACGCCACCAGGCGGCCGTCCGACGTGGCGTGCACATCGGTCTCCAGGTAGCGGTAGCCGCCCGCCACGGCGCGGCGGAAGGCGAGCGCGGTGTTCTCCAGGCCGTCGGCGGCGCCGCCCCGGTGCGCGAAGGCGAGCGGCGCCGGGTGGTCGAGGTACGGGTGGCGAGGGCGCGGGAGCAGTGCGGTCACGCGGGAAGTATGGCGGGCCGCCCGTACCGAGGGGGAGCGGGGCCCGGCTCAGGACCCGCAGCCCGGGGCGGTCTCCCGCGCCGTCGGCCGCTCTTCAGGTGCCGCGGGCGCCTGCTCCGGTGCGCTCTTCCCGGCGACCACCCGGGACGGTTCCTCCAGGCCCTTGATCGCGAAGATCCGCAGGAAGAACTGCGCCATCGGGCCGATGGCCAGCGCGTACACGACGGTGCCCACGCCGACCGAGCCGCCCAGTGCGAAGCCCGCCGCGAGGACCGTGACCTCGATGCACGTACGGACGAGGCGGATCGGACGGCCGGTGCGCAGGTGCAGTCCGGTCATCAGGCCGTCCCGTGGGCCGGGCCCGAAGCGCGCGGAGAGGTAGAGGCCGGTCGCCGCGCCGTTCAGGGTGACCGCGAGGGCCAGCATCGGGATACGGACGGCCGGTGCGGAGTACGCGGGCACCAGGGCCATCGTCCCGTCCATGACCAGCCCCAGGAGGATCACGTTGGAGACCGTGCCCAGTCCCACGCGCTGCCGCAGAGGGACCCACAGCAGCAGGATCAGCGCACCGGAGACGATCGTGACCGTGCC includes these proteins:
- the lnt gene encoding apolipoprotein N-acyltransferase; translation: MPSGSETTAEAAPGPAQGPGKDGPAGDGTSAAAEAPDAAERRPGRLRRLGALVRRETPRTALAVLAGLALGLAFPPYDLWPLSLVAVAAFSLLTRGRTARQAAWTGLAFGWPFFFLLLKWLHVIGWDAVVGLSFAEAVFVALLGAGLAVTSRLKAWPLWAACLWVAQEWARDRVPFGGFPWGRLAFAHTGTPFTPLAALGGAPLVTFAVALAGTLLAAVAVTLRGLRGKAEGSGTRLRRAVPALEAFGLAAAVTVAGYAVPVPTDATDHVNIAVVQGNVQQPGMDFLGRPMQILDNHATATEKLAADVKAGRAKKPDLVIWPENSSDLDPFQYPEAKARIDEAVRAIGVPVLVGALVDHPSKPGYVFNEGIVWDPKTGPGASYTKQHPVPFGEYVPFRDQLSKVITRLQRVPRDFYPGDHAGVLNMAGAKLGDVICFEVAYDEIVHDTVNAGARALIVQTNNATYGRTGQPEQQLAMSRLRAVEHGRAVVTAATSGISAVVAPDGEVTHRIPEFTQGVVGASLPLREEKTVADRVGASPEWVIAMVGLLSCAAAFVLGRRGRTKDEKGQQ
- a CDS encoding polyprenol monophosphomannose synthase; translation: MTDGRQDGGQRRYGPLGDILVIIPTYNEAENIKPVVDRVRAGVPDAHVLVADDNSPDGTGKLADELAAGDDHVHVLHRQGKEGLGAAYLAGFQWGIEHGYDVLVEMDADGSHQPEELPRLLTALKGADLVLGSRWLPGGRVVNWPKYREFLSRGGSTYSRLLLDVPIRDVTGGFRAFRRETLQGLGLDEVASQGYCFQVDLARRAVEAGYHVVEVPITFVERERGDSKMSRDIVVEALWRVTAWGVGSRLDRLRGRKGN
- the fxsA gene encoding FxsA family membrane protein; its protein translation is MTSATTPPRSRPPQRSRARRLVPLGIAVWAVLEIWLLTLVGEAAGGLTVFLLLVAGVVLGGYVIKRAGRRAWKNLAGAFQQPGAHPEKPAPERSGGNILPMLGGLLLMCPGLVSDAAGLLCLFPPTRKLLQRRVERLLERQARHTPGSFGDAFQQARMHAPDGKVVQGEVIRDDEPPAAPRQDPPLPR
- a CDS encoding RNA polymerase-binding protein RbpA — encoded protein: MSERALRGTRLVVTSYETDRGIDLAPRQAVEYACEKGHRFEMPFSVEAEIPSEWECKVCGAPALLVDGDGPEEKKGKPARTHWDMLMERRTREELEEVLAERLAVLRSGTMNIAVHPRDSNKKSA
- a CDS encoding MFS transporter, translating into MGVDIAVEAAEPRDGADRRREQRGWYWYDWANSVYSTTVLTVFLGPYLTSVAKAAADAEGFVHPLGIPVRAGSFYAYSVSASLLLSVLVMPLAAALADRSGRKKPLLGGCAYVGAAATTGMFFLDGDRYLLGGALLIVANVSFVISMMVYNSYLPQIAGPEERDAVSSRGWAFGYVAGALVLVADLVLYAGHASFGLSQESAIRICLASAGLWWAVFTVVPLRRLRDRLPVRSAASPAPPLGSSLRQLRETLRDLRRHPLTLSFLLAYLVYNDGVQTVITQASVFGSEELGLDQTTLIVAVLLVQALAAAGAVLMGRLARRHGAKRTILGSLVAWTAVIVAGYFLPAREPVWFFCLAVAIGLVLGGSQALSRSLYSHLIPRGKEAEYFAAYEISDRGVSWLGPLVFGVAYQVTGSYRDAIISLAAFFLIGFVLLSRVPVRRAAAAAGNRVPDLI
- a CDS encoding glycerophosphodiester phosphodiesterase family protein gives rise to the protein MTALLPRPRHPYLDHPAPLAFAHRGGAADGLENTALAFRRAVAGGYRYLETDVHATSDGRLVAFHDATLDRVTDARGRIGALPWRAVRQARVAGREPLPLFEELLEEFPEARWNVDVKAEPALRPLLDLLRRTGAWDRVCVGSFSEDRVGRAQRLAGGRLATSLGTRGVAGLRLRSYGRSLPLDRLLGAAVRRSAVCVQVPERHAGLRVVDRLFLRAARQLGLQVHVWTVNDARRMADLLDLGVDGIMTDHIDTLRDVLTARGAWT
- a CDS encoding YczE/YyaS/YitT family protein, producing the protein MSAKGSENGPGGRHLPRRLLQLYAGLTAYGVSMGLMVRAGLGLEPWSVLNQGISEHTGLTIGTVTIVSGALILLLWVPLRQRVGLGTVSNVILLGLVMDGTMALVPAYSAPAVRIPMLALAVTLNGAATGLYLSARFGPGPRDGLMTGLHLRTGRPIRLVRTCIEVTVLAAGFALGGSVGVGTVVYALAIGPMAQFFLRIFAIKGLEEPSRVVAGKSAPEQAPAAPEERPTARETAPGCGS